The Platichthys flesus chromosome 18, fPlaFle2.1, whole genome shotgun sequence genome includes a window with the following:
- the znf106b gene encoding zinc finger protein 106 isoform X2: MQVSMSSEMSVVPTPQGAVGKKGNKKLQYQQQQRERRTECILCRVSFPRREAHEHVHGMQHHRELESVLGRDVFHECQACKVCDMSLRDYTQHISTPLHRAKLQGLMSRNTKPLPLVKTLSNEAIARILERNKMLRKEEKKQKGKKKKKQKQIAAQKRVEEVQGSTKKSSVASNVVKIQQSKEVNQQTQQQMQQTLQKGRSNVVVQNKENKVLSVQRPVWRSEMPPPNQSARLAGPLGPPAGRPWHRDHVSEQFQQPGCHMSSNTMCQMRYSDNFSVHNQHVNVEHSQTWRAVNRPPNYYDGGRPDLSEQRTWPDKRHYDDYYSRQYRGATMFDNNQNEWPRFPQRGQESSHRFSSPAPANRSSGAAPLMDVDVIKMLRQIRRTLGVREPCRADREARRQNVEASDQVVDRSTTQQAGAAEGQPSGAASTSVPCPQVATFVPEAPTDVRPPNAAPATPKQTTVEVTQEMTGCAGSATSSEQSSPRVRIAHEPRRRSPAGKEAGRKSLNSSGAKNKLSWSEMYNKRKREGSVSITRTPRSRIESSNPPPEHRPDSDLPLSEGFQWESIPVSPSETHLTLPPSAQDTTEIDSHRDEQSGSLMQEPGSSGQGAGSPTVPAGPVQAEPSGELENGGLSRAKKRKQHKDDDISVKETKRKKKRTNSNKDQGLMDQLLAVSLREDELSHSLQDLDISLIQARNALQVAYAEVQRILFLRQQFYAEVNTLRAKRIEILQGMQAGADAPLQPRHCPPPSSSASLASSSQQPSATTVKEEATASQARPFVFSSTDAPHVPLNQPVPSFPSELPPPLLLGPSHPAAPTTSAAAAALTSALVNDDGNESADSGKMMEPSDPVVINIDESDDEDLPEGVPDGSAHPEQQVSGVELSSASTQTFPQKEVDRKIKISLPVKAAKSPAVSVEDEEEPSLGEFLSHAGPVHGMQVHRRLLFTCSGDNTARAYCLRTRESKAVFQGHTNKVNCLLVSILPHSPTPRLYTGSSDQTIRCYSVKSKKCLQQTFLTDRVLCLHIAWNTLYAGLANGSVVSYDLRTLRQLDVFECHGPRGVSCMGTAQEGARRVLLVGSYDSTISVRDAKTGLLLRLLEGHTKTVLCMTVVNDLVFSGSCDTSVHAHNFHTGELLRVYKGHGHAVTSIVILGKVMVTACLDQMVRVYELQSHDCLQVYKGHSDMVMCMTIHKSVIYTGCYDGSVQAVKLNLLQNYRCLWQNCSLIFGMEEHLLQHLVGDHSKPNLQMAKCRWRGCDKFFSTQQSVQQKLPDHMQNHVKNDSYTQPEPR; this comes from the exons ATGCAAGTTAGTATGAGTTCAG AGATGTCAGTGGTTCCAACCCCTCAAGGGGCAGTGGGTAAAAAGGGCAACAAGAAACTAcagtatcagcagcagcagcgtgagaGGCGCACAGAGTGTATCCTGTGTCGAGTGTCCTTTCCAAGACGT GAAGCACATGAGCACGTGCATGGGATGCAGCACCACAGAGAGCTGGAGTCAGTGCTGGGCAG GGATGTGTTCCATGAATGCCAGGCGTGTAAGGTGTGCGACATGAGTTTGCGCGACTACACCCAGCACATCTCCACTCCGCTACACAGAGCAAAGTTGCAGGGCTTGATGTCTAGAAACACAAAGCCTCTTCCTCTGGTTAAGACTCTGAGCAATGAAGCAATCGCCCGGATCCTAGAGAGAAACAAGATGCTGAGGAAAGAGGA GAAGaaacaaaagggaaagaagaaaaagaaacagaagcagATCGCGGCTCAGAAGCGTGTGGAGGAGGTACAGGGATCCACCAAGAAAAGCTCTGTGGCCTCCAACGTGGTGAAGATACAACAATCCAAAGAAGTGAACCAACAGACACAGCAACAGATGCAGCAAACCCTCCAGAAAGGTAGAAGCAATGTTGTTGTCCAAAACAAGGAGAACAAAGTGCTTAGTGTGCAAAGACCTGTTTGGAGAAGTGAAATGCCTCCGCCGAATCAAAGTGCAAGACTGGCCGGTCCTTTGGGACCACCTGCTGGCAGACCTTGGCATCGCGATCATGTCAGCGAACAGTTCCAACAGCCGGGTTGCCACATGAGTTCCAACACAATGTGCCAGATGAGGTACAGTGACAACTTTTCTGTCCACAACCAGCATGTGAATGTGGAGCACTCACAAACATGGAGAGCTGTTAACAGACCACCAAATTACTATGACGGTGGCAGGCCTGACTTGTCTGAGCAAAGGACATGGCCTGACAAACGCCACTATGATGACTATTACAGCAGGCAGTATAGGGGAGCCACCATGTTTGATAACAACCAGAATGAGTGGCCTAGATTTCCTCAACGGGGACAAGAAAGTTCACATCGATTCTCTAGTCCTGCTCCAGCGAACAGATCCTCCGGTGCAGCTCCGCTCATGGATGTCGACGTCATTAAGATGTTGAGGCAAATCAGAAGAACGCTGGGTGTGAGGGAGCCATGCAGAGCAGATCGTGAAGCCAGGAGGCAGAACGTTGAGGCAAGTGACCAGGTGGTTGATCGCAGCACCACACAACAGGCTGGAGCCGCGGAAGGTCAACCTTCAGGTGCTGCAAGTACATCTGTGCCATGTCCACAGGTCGCCACCTTTGTACCTGAAGCACCGACTGATGTTCGTCCTCCCAATGCTGCTCCTGCCACACCAAAACAGACCACTGTCGAAGTAACGCAAGAAATGACCGGATGCGCAGGCAGCGCCACATCCTCTGAGCAAAGCAGCCCCAGGGTTCGAATCGCCCATGaaccaagaagaagaagtccgGCTGGGAAGGAGGCTGGACGGAAATCGCTCAACTCATCAGGGGCCAAGAACAAGCTGAGCTGGAGTGAGATGTAcaacaagaggaaaagagaggggtCGGTCAGCATCACAAGAACTCCCAG GTCAAGAATAGAGTCGTCGAACCCTCCACCTGAACACAGACCGGACTCTGACCTGCCTCTGTCCGAAGGCTTCCAGTGGGAGTCGATCCCAGTCAGTCCTTCAGAGACCCACTTGACTTTGCCGCCGTCAGCCCAGGACACGACCGAGATCGACTCCCACAGGGACGAACAGTCGGGGTCTTTGATGCAGGAGCCTGGCTCATCAGGTCAGGGTGCGGGCAGTCCCACAGTACCAGCAGGCCCCGTCCAAGCAGAGCCAAGCGGGGAGCTTGAGAACGGAGGTTTGAGTCGAGCCAAAAAGAGGAAGCAGCACAAG gatgatgacatttctgtaaaggagacaaaaagaaaaaagaaaagaacaaattcaaacaaag ATCAGGGTCTCATGGACCAGCTGCTGGCCGTGTCTCTGAGGGAGGACGAGCTGAGCCACTCGCTGCAGGATTTGGACATTTCTCTGATCCAGGCTCGAAACGCGCTGCAGGTGGCCTACGCAGAGGTCCAGAGAATTCTGTTTCTGAGACAGCAG ttttatgcCGAGGTCAACACTCTGAGAGCAAAACGCATTGAGATCCTGCAGGGGATGCAAG CAGGCGCCGATGCTCCCCTGCAACCAAGACACTGTCCCCCTCCTTCCTCTAGTGCCTCCTTGGCTTCCTCCAGCCAGCAACCGTCTGCCACGACAGTAAAGGAAGAAGCCACAGCTTCACAGGCCAGACCGTTTGTCTTCTCCAGCACAGACGCACCTCACGTACCTCTGAACCAACCTGTGCCTTCATTTCCCTCTGAGCTTCCCCCCCCACTGCTGCTCGGACCCTCACACCCAGCTGCTCCCaccacctctgctgctgctgcagccttgACGTCAGCACTAGTCAATGATGATGGGAACGAGAGCGCCGACTCCGGGAAAATGATGGAGCCCTCCGACCCGGTGGTTATCAACATTGATGAATCGGACGACGAGGACTTACCCGAGGGGGTCCCGGATGGTTCAGCTcatccagagcagcaggtctCAGGTGTTGAGCTGAGTTCTGCCAGCACACAGACGTTTCCGCAAAAGGAGGTTGACAG AAAGATTAAGATTTCTTTGCCAGTGAAAGCTGCCAAATCTCCTGCAG TGTCtgttgaggatgaggaggagccGTCGCTGGGGGAGTTTCTGAGTCACGCCGGGCCCGTGCACGGCATGCAAGTCCACAGGCGCCTGTTGTTCACATGTTCAGGGGACAACACAGCACGAGCCTACTGTCTGAGG ACCAGGGAGAGCAAAGCCGTGTTCCAGGGTCACACCAACAAAGTCAACTGCCTGCTGGTGTCAATCCTCCCCCACTCCCCGACGCCTCGCCTCTACACCGGATCAAGTGACCAGACCATCCGCTGCTACAGCGTGAAG TCAAAGAAGTGTCTGCAGCAAACCTTTTTAACAGACAGAGTGCTGTGTTTGCACATAGCCTGGAACACTCTGTACGCTGGACTCGCCAATGGATCAGTCGTTAGCTATGATTTAAGG ACCCTGAGGCAGCTCGATGTGTTTGAATGCCACGGCCCTCGAGGGGTGAGCTGCATGGGCACGGCGCAGGAGGGCGCCCGCCGGGTGCTGCTGGTCGGCTCCTACGACAGCACCATCAGCGTACGGGACGCCAAGACCGGCCTGCTGCTGCGCTTGCTGGAAGGTCACACCAAGACGGTTCTCTGTATGACG GTGGTGAACGACCTGGTCTTCAGCGGCTCCTGTGACACATCCGTTCACGCCCACAACTTCCAT ACGGGGGAGTTGCTTCGTGTCTACAAGGGTCACGGTCACGCCGTCACCTCAATCGTCATCTTGGGGAAGGTGATGGTGACGGCCTGTCTGGATCAGATGGTCCGCGTTTATGAGCTACAG TCCCACGACTGTCTGCAGGTGTACAAGGGTCACAGTGACATGGTGATGTGCATGACCATTCATAAGAGTGTG ATCTACACAGGCTGCTACGATGGCAGCGTTCAAGCTGTGAAGCTCAACTTGCTGCAAAACTACCGCTGCCTG TGGCAGAACTGCTCTCTTATTTTTGGCATGGAGGAGCACCTACTGCAGCATCTTGTCGGCGATCACAGCAAACCCAATCTGCAGATGGCGAAATGTCGCTGGAGAGGCTGCGACAAGTTCTTCTCCACTCAACAGTCGGTTCAACAG AAGCTTCCTGACCACATGCAGAACCACGTGAAAAACGACAGTTATACACAACCGGAGCCAAGGTGA
- the znf106b gene encoding zinc finger protein 106 isoform X3, whose amino-acid sequence MQVSMSSEMSVVPTPQGAVGKKGNKKLQYQQQQRERRTECILCRVSFPRREAHEHVHGMQHHRELESVLGRDVFHECQACKVCDMSLRDYTQHISTPLHRAKLQGLMSRNTKPLPLVKTLSNEAIARILERNKMLRKEEKKQKGKKKKKQKQIAAQKRVEEVQGSTKKSSVASNVVKIQQSKEVNQQTQQQMQQTLQKGRSNVVVQNKENKVLSVQRPVWRSEMPPPNQSARLAGPLGPPAGRPWHRDHVSEQFQQPGCHMSSNTMCQMRYSDNFSVHNQHVNVEHSQTWRAVNRPPNYYDGGRPDLSEQRTWPDKRHYDDYYSRQYRGATMFDNNQNEWPRFPQRGQESSHRFSSPAPANRSSGAAPLMDVDVIKMLRQIRRTLGVREPCRADREARRQNVEASDQVVDRSTTQQAGAAEGQPSGAASTSVPCPQVATFVPEAPTDVRPPNAAPATPKQTTVEVTQEMTGCAGSATSSEQSSPRVRIAHEPRRRSPAGKEAGRKSLNSSGAKNKLSWSEMYNKRKREGSVSITRTPRSRIESSNPPPEHRPDSDLPLSEGFQWESIPVSPSETHLTLPPSAQDTTEIDSHRDEQSGSLMQEPGSSGQGAGSPTVPAGPVQAEPSGELENGGLSRAKKRKQHKDDDISVKETKRKKKRTNSNKDQGLMDQLLAVSLREDELSHSLQDLDISLIQARNALQVAYAEVQRILFLRQQFYAEVNTLRAKRIEILQGMQGADAPLQPRHCPPPSSSASLASSSQQPSATTVKEEATASQARPFVFSSTDAPHVPLNQPVPSFPSELPPPLLLGPSHPAAPTTSAAAAALTSALVNDDGNESADSGKMMEPSDPVVINIDESDDEDLPEGVPDGSAHPEQQVSGVELSSASTQTFPQKEVDRKIKISLPVKAAKSPAVSVEDEEEPSLGEFLSHAGPVHGMQVHRRLLFTCSGDNTARAYCLRTRESKAVFQGHTNKVNCLLVSILPHSPTPRLYTGSSDQTIRCYSVKSKKCLQQTFLTDRVLCLHIAWNTLYAGLANGSVVSYDLRTLRQLDVFECHGPRGVSCMGTAQEGARRVLLVGSYDSTISVRDAKTGLLLRLLEGHTKTVLCMTVVNDLVFSGSCDTSVHAHNFHTGELLRVYKGHGHAVTSIVILGKVMVTACLDQMVRVYELQSHDCLQVYKGHSDMVMCMTIHKSVIYTGCYDGSVQAVKLNLLQNYRCLWQNCSLIFGMEEHLLQHLVGDHSKPNLQMAKCRWRGCDKFFSTQQSVQQKLPDHMQNHVKNDSYTQPEPR is encoded by the exons ATGCAAGTTAGTATGAGTTCAG AGATGTCAGTGGTTCCAACCCCTCAAGGGGCAGTGGGTAAAAAGGGCAACAAGAAACTAcagtatcagcagcagcagcgtgagaGGCGCACAGAGTGTATCCTGTGTCGAGTGTCCTTTCCAAGACGT GAAGCACATGAGCACGTGCATGGGATGCAGCACCACAGAGAGCTGGAGTCAGTGCTGGGCAG GGATGTGTTCCATGAATGCCAGGCGTGTAAGGTGTGCGACATGAGTTTGCGCGACTACACCCAGCACATCTCCACTCCGCTACACAGAGCAAAGTTGCAGGGCTTGATGTCTAGAAACACAAAGCCTCTTCCTCTGGTTAAGACTCTGAGCAATGAAGCAATCGCCCGGATCCTAGAGAGAAACAAGATGCTGAGGAAAGAGGA GAAGaaacaaaagggaaagaagaaaaagaaacagaagcagATCGCGGCTCAGAAGCGTGTGGAGGAGGTACAGGGATCCACCAAGAAAAGCTCTGTGGCCTCCAACGTGGTGAAGATACAACAATCCAAAGAAGTGAACCAACAGACACAGCAACAGATGCAGCAAACCCTCCAGAAAGGTAGAAGCAATGTTGTTGTCCAAAACAAGGAGAACAAAGTGCTTAGTGTGCAAAGACCTGTTTGGAGAAGTGAAATGCCTCCGCCGAATCAAAGTGCAAGACTGGCCGGTCCTTTGGGACCACCTGCTGGCAGACCTTGGCATCGCGATCATGTCAGCGAACAGTTCCAACAGCCGGGTTGCCACATGAGTTCCAACACAATGTGCCAGATGAGGTACAGTGACAACTTTTCTGTCCACAACCAGCATGTGAATGTGGAGCACTCACAAACATGGAGAGCTGTTAACAGACCACCAAATTACTATGACGGTGGCAGGCCTGACTTGTCTGAGCAAAGGACATGGCCTGACAAACGCCACTATGATGACTATTACAGCAGGCAGTATAGGGGAGCCACCATGTTTGATAACAACCAGAATGAGTGGCCTAGATTTCCTCAACGGGGACAAGAAAGTTCACATCGATTCTCTAGTCCTGCTCCAGCGAACAGATCCTCCGGTGCAGCTCCGCTCATGGATGTCGACGTCATTAAGATGTTGAGGCAAATCAGAAGAACGCTGGGTGTGAGGGAGCCATGCAGAGCAGATCGTGAAGCCAGGAGGCAGAACGTTGAGGCAAGTGACCAGGTGGTTGATCGCAGCACCACACAACAGGCTGGAGCCGCGGAAGGTCAACCTTCAGGTGCTGCAAGTACATCTGTGCCATGTCCACAGGTCGCCACCTTTGTACCTGAAGCACCGACTGATGTTCGTCCTCCCAATGCTGCTCCTGCCACACCAAAACAGACCACTGTCGAAGTAACGCAAGAAATGACCGGATGCGCAGGCAGCGCCACATCCTCTGAGCAAAGCAGCCCCAGGGTTCGAATCGCCCATGaaccaagaagaagaagtccgGCTGGGAAGGAGGCTGGACGGAAATCGCTCAACTCATCAGGGGCCAAGAACAAGCTGAGCTGGAGTGAGATGTAcaacaagaggaaaagagaggggtCGGTCAGCATCACAAGAACTCCCAG GTCAAGAATAGAGTCGTCGAACCCTCCACCTGAACACAGACCGGACTCTGACCTGCCTCTGTCCGAAGGCTTCCAGTGGGAGTCGATCCCAGTCAGTCCTTCAGAGACCCACTTGACTTTGCCGCCGTCAGCCCAGGACACGACCGAGATCGACTCCCACAGGGACGAACAGTCGGGGTCTTTGATGCAGGAGCCTGGCTCATCAGGTCAGGGTGCGGGCAGTCCCACAGTACCAGCAGGCCCCGTCCAAGCAGAGCCAAGCGGGGAGCTTGAGAACGGAGGTTTGAGTCGAGCCAAAAAGAGGAAGCAGCACAAG gatgatgacatttctgtaaaggagacaaaaagaaaaaagaaaagaacaaattcaaacaaag ATCAGGGTCTCATGGACCAGCTGCTGGCCGTGTCTCTGAGGGAGGACGAGCTGAGCCACTCGCTGCAGGATTTGGACATTTCTCTGATCCAGGCTCGAAACGCGCTGCAGGTGGCCTACGCAGAGGTCCAGAGAATTCTGTTTCTGAGACAGCAG ttttatgcCGAGGTCAACACTCTGAGAGCAAAACGCATTGAGATCCTGCAGGGGATGCAAG GCGCCGATGCTCCCCTGCAACCAAGACACTGTCCCCCTCCTTCCTCTAGTGCCTCCTTGGCTTCCTCCAGCCAGCAACCGTCTGCCACGACAGTAAAGGAAGAAGCCACAGCTTCACAGGCCAGACCGTTTGTCTTCTCCAGCACAGACGCACCTCACGTACCTCTGAACCAACCTGTGCCTTCATTTCCCTCTGAGCTTCCCCCCCCACTGCTGCTCGGACCCTCACACCCAGCTGCTCCCaccacctctgctgctgctgcagccttgACGTCAGCACTAGTCAATGATGATGGGAACGAGAGCGCCGACTCCGGGAAAATGATGGAGCCCTCCGACCCGGTGGTTATCAACATTGATGAATCGGACGACGAGGACTTACCCGAGGGGGTCCCGGATGGTTCAGCTcatccagagcagcaggtctCAGGTGTTGAGCTGAGTTCTGCCAGCACACAGACGTTTCCGCAAAAGGAGGTTGACAG AAAGATTAAGATTTCTTTGCCAGTGAAAGCTGCCAAATCTCCTGCAG TGTCtgttgaggatgaggaggagccGTCGCTGGGGGAGTTTCTGAGTCACGCCGGGCCCGTGCACGGCATGCAAGTCCACAGGCGCCTGTTGTTCACATGTTCAGGGGACAACACAGCACGAGCCTACTGTCTGAGG ACCAGGGAGAGCAAAGCCGTGTTCCAGGGTCACACCAACAAAGTCAACTGCCTGCTGGTGTCAATCCTCCCCCACTCCCCGACGCCTCGCCTCTACACCGGATCAAGTGACCAGACCATCCGCTGCTACAGCGTGAAG TCAAAGAAGTGTCTGCAGCAAACCTTTTTAACAGACAGAGTGCTGTGTTTGCACATAGCCTGGAACACTCTGTACGCTGGACTCGCCAATGGATCAGTCGTTAGCTATGATTTAAGG ACCCTGAGGCAGCTCGATGTGTTTGAATGCCACGGCCCTCGAGGGGTGAGCTGCATGGGCACGGCGCAGGAGGGCGCCCGCCGGGTGCTGCTGGTCGGCTCCTACGACAGCACCATCAGCGTACGGGACGCCAAGACCGGCCTGCTGCTGCGCTTGCTGGAAGGTCACACCAAGACGGTTCTCTGTATGACG GTGGTGAACGACCTGGTCTTCAGCGGCTCCTGTGACACATCCGTTCACGCCCACAACTTCCAT ACGGGGGAGTTGCTTCGTGTCTACAAGGGTCACGGTCACGCCGTCACCTCAATCGTCATCTTGGGGAAGGTGATGGTGACGGCCTGTCTGGATCAGATGGTCCGCGTTTATGAGCTACAG TCCCACGACTGTCTGCAGGTGTACAAGGGTCACAGTGACATGGTGATGTGCATGACCATTCATAAGAGTGTG ATCTACACAGGCTGCTACGATGGCAGCGTTCAAGCTGTGAAGCTCAACTTGCTGCAAAACTACCGCTGCCTG TGGCAGAACTGCTCTCTTATTTTTGGCATGGAGGAGCACCTACTGCAGCATCTTGTCGGCGATCACAGCAAACCCAATCTGCAGATGGCGAAATGTCGCTGGAGAGGCTGCGACAAGTTCTTCTCCACTCAACAGTCGGTTCAACAG AAGCTTCCTGACCACATGCAGAACCACGTGAAAAACGACAGTTATACACAACCGGAGCCAAGGTGA